From the Bombus vancouverensis nearcticus chromosome 3, iyBomVanc1_principal, whole genome shotgun sequence genome, one window contains:
- the LOC117165806 gene encoding putative aminoacyl tRNA synthase complex-interacting multifunctional protein 2 isoform X1, producing the protein MQNDMRMYTLKPIVSLPQMLHHRKTMYEMRNIHEEQSTDDHMEAENKIVPDITEQVISFLKSPLPEYNALEARQEKILAQLAELKKQVSTLSGFLKQTKQTTVVDKISTVNKSQEPINVNLIINVSPKRQPYFISALQKLWKDTDIKVQTYVHSSINKEVSVNYESTTSSSKNNIINLSLIWKNVNDLELISGLYSYYITGETNFLRYLSRLINSHNYENSDCTEKINTTDLILDLCHSLYFEESAKKKQEILSLIADKLNWPDKKDFDIADVAVWCTIKQFFPKKYPPKLNKWYEACEKHFV; encoded by the exons ATGCAAAACGATATGAGAATGTATACGTTAAAGCCGATTGTTTCCTTGCCGCAAATGTTGCATCACAGGAAAACGATGTACGAAATGCGAAATATTCATGAAGAACAATCAACAGACGACCATATGGAAGCCGAGAACAAGATCGTGCCTGATATCACTGAGCAGGTTATCAGCTTTTTAAAG AGTCCACTACCAGAATATAATGCATTAGAAGCACGGCAAGAAAAGATACTGGCACAACTTGCAGAACTTAAAAAGCAAGTTTCAACACTTTCTGGGTTTTTAAAACAAACGAAACAAACTACAGTAGTTGATAAAATTTCTACAGTTAATAAGAGCCAG GAGCCAATTAATGTGAATCTTATCATTAATGTGAGTCCTAAAAGACAACCTTATTTTATATCAGCATTGCAAAAGTTGTGGAAAGATACTGATATTAAAGTACAAACTTATGTTCATTCAAGTATTAATAAAGAAGTGTCTGTTAATTATGAATCAACTACAAGTTCttccaaaaataatattattaatttatcattgatctggaaaaatg TTAATGATCTGGAACTTATATCTGGTCTATATAGTTACTACATAACTggcgaaacaaattttttaagatATTTAAGTAGATTAATAAATTCGCATAATTATGAAAATTCTGATTGTACAGAAAAGATAAACACTACTGACTTGATATTAGATTTGTGTCATTCTTTATATTTTGAAGAATCAGCAAAGAAAAAGCAAGAAATATTATCTTTAATAGCAGATAAATTAAACTGGCCAGATAAAAAGGACTTTGATATAGCAGATGTTGCTGTATGGTGtacaattaaacaattttttcccAAAAAATATCCGCCAAAACTTAACAAATGGTATGAAGCTTGTGAAAAacattttgtataa
- the LOC117165806 gene encoding putative aminoacyl tRNA synthase complex-interacting multifunctional protein 2 isoform X2 — translation MQNDMRMYTLKPIVSLPQMLHHRKTMYEMRNIHEEQSTDDHMEAENKIVPDITEQSPLPEYNALEARQEKILAQLAELKKQVSTLSGFLKQTKQTTVVDKISTVNKSQEPINVNLIINVSPKRQPYFISALQKLWKDTDIKVQTYVHSSINKEVSVNYESTTSSSKNNIINLSLIWKNVNDLELISGLYSYYITGETNFLRYLSRLINSHNYENSDCTEKINTTDLILDLCHSLYFEESAKKKQEILSLIADKLNWPDKKDFDIADVAVWCTIKQFFPKKYPPKLNKWYEACEKHFV, via the exons ATGCAAAACGATATGAGAATGTATACGTTAAAGCCGATTGTTTCCTTGCCGCAAATGTTGCATCACAGGAAAACGATGTACGAAATGCGAAATATTCATGAAGAACAATCAACAGACGACCATATGGAAGCCGAGAACAAGATCGTGCCTGATATCACTGAGCAG AGTCCACTACCAGAATATAATGCATTAGAAGCACGGCAAGAAAAGATACTGGCACAACTTGCAGAACTTAAAAAGCAAGTTTCAACACTTTCTGGGTTTTTAAAACAAACGAAACAAACTACAGTAGTTGATAAAATTTCTACAGTTAATAAGAGCCAG GAGCCAATTAATGTGAATCTTATCATTAATGTGAGTCCTAAAAGACAACCTTATTTTATATCAGCATTGCAAAAGTTGTGGAAAGATACTGATATTAAAGTACAAACTTATGTTCATTCAAGTATTAATAAAGAAGTGTCTGTTAATTATGAATCAACTACAAGTTCttccaaaaataatattattaatttatcattgatctggaaaaatg TTAATGATCTGGAACTTATATCTGGTCTATATAGTTACTACATAACTggcgaaacaaattttttaagatATTTAAGTAGATTAATAAATTCGCATAATTATGAAAATTCTGATTGTACAGAAAAGATAAACACTACTGACTTGATATTAGATTTGTGTCATTCTTTATATTTTGAAGAATCAGCAAAGAAAAAGCAAGAAATATTATCTTTAATAGCAGATAAATTAAACTGGCCAGATAAAAAGGACTTTGATATAGCAGATGTTGCTGTATGGTGtacaattaaacaattttttcccAAAAAATATCCGCCAAAACTTAACAAATGGTATGAAGCTTGTGAAAAacattttgtataa